Proteins from a single region of Congzhengia minquanensis:
- a CDS encoding polysaccharide biosynthesis protein encodes MEYLNKLFRNRYLLLMDVLLSVLAYAIVIILMFPVASFGAYFIDSLPSIVLTVCVFASILFIFDMYNVYWMYASIKEYLKLLTACVTAGTVSMLVDIFLLHSALIYPKFCLAAKFAVMFLILALRFSIRVLQKLSNVSADKEGKRVLVIGAGQLCAMLLRDIRDNKHLHYNVVGLIDDDKVKKNQVMCGAKVLGGRSEIERICREKMVEEIVFAIYTLPLSEKKEILEICTKTGCKVKVMPGIEAVLSGNFGFNSMRNIEIEDLLEREPVKFDNNLIKEDLCGKTVLVTGGGGSIGSELCRQIIPFRPKLLIILDIYENTTYELQNELMEKYPDQQLEVLIASVRDKKRLDDIFSVYRPEIVFHAAAHKHVPLMEYSPCEAVKNNVFGTLNVAKCADEFGVRRFVMISTDKAVNPTNVMGATKRMCEMIIQTMAAESKTEFVAVRFGNVLGSNGSVIPRFKKQIAAGGPVTVTHPEITRFFMTIPEAARLVIQAAVNAQGGEIFVLDMGEPVKIYDLAQKMIRLAGFQPEGDIKIEFTGLRPGEKLYEELLMNEEGLRKTEHSKIFIGSPITINHNELQHKLQILSIALNIGDEAIKEALKEVVPTFVPEQAQEEHESEQDYAALSNSATVAVS; translated from the coding sequence ATGGAATACCTGAATAAATTATTTCGGAACAGATATCTGCTGTTAATGGATGTTTTGCTATCTGTCCTGGCCTATGCCATTGTGATTATCCTTATGTTTCCGGTTGCGTCATTTGGCGCTTATTTTATTGATAGTCTGCCCTCCATCGTGCTGACAGTTTGCGTCTTTGCTTCCATTCTTTTTATTTTCGACATGTATAATGTATATTGGATGTATGCCAGCATTAAAGAATACTTAAAGCTTTTAACAGCTTGCGTTACGGCGGGCACCGTTAGCATGCTTGTTGATATTTTTCTGTTGCACAGCGCTTTAATTTATCCTAAATTTTGCCTGGCGGCAAAATTTGCCGTGATGTTTTTAATCCTTGCATTGCGGTTTTCCATTAGAGTTTTGCAAAAGCTGTCCAACGTTTCGGCAGACAAGGAAGGAAAGCGCGTACTTGTTATTGGAGCCGGCCAGCTATGTGCAATGCTGCTGCGTGACATCCGCGACAACAAACATCTGCACTACAATGTTGTCGGCCTGATTGACGACGACAAGGTAAAGAAAAACCAGGTGATGTGCGGCGCAAAGGTGCTTGGCGGCCGCAGTGAAATTGAACGGATTTGCCGGGAGAAGATGGTGGAGGAGATTGTTTTCGCTATTTATACGCTGCCGCTTTCGGAGAAAAAGGAGATTTTAGAAATTTGCACGAAAACCGGCTGCAAGGTTAAAGTGATGCCGGGAATTGAAGCGGTGTTGTCGGGTAATTTTGGTTTTAACAGCATGCGGAATATTGAAATTGAAGACTTGCTGGAACGTGAACCTGTGAAATTTGATAACAATTTGATAAAAGAGGATTTATGCGGAAAAACCGTTTTGGTTACGGGCGGCGGCGGTTCCATTGGTTCTGAGCTGTGCCGGCAGATTATACCGTTTCGTCCGAAGCTTCTGATTATTTTGGACATTTATGAAAATACCACATATGAGCTGCAAAATGAGCTGATGGAAAAATATCCGGATCAGCAATTAGAAGTTCTAATTGCGTCCGTCAGGGACAAAAAACGTTTAGATGACATTTTTTCCGTTTACCGTCCGGAAATTGTGTTTCATGCGGCAGCCCACAAACATGTTCCGCTGATGGAATATAGCCCGTGCGAAGCGGTGAAAAACAATGTTTTCGGCACGCTGAATGTTGCAAAATGCGCAGACGAATTTGGCGTGAGGCGGTTTGTAATGATTTCCACTGACAAGGCTGTTAACCCAACAAACGTTATGGGCGCGACAAAGAGAATGTGTGAAATGATTATTCAAACAATGGCGGCGGAAAGCAAAACGGAATTTGTTGCCGTGCGGTTTGGAAATGTTTTAGGATCAAACGGGTCGGTTATCCCCCGATTTAAAAAGCAAATTGCAGCAGGCGGGCCGGTTACGGTTACGCATCCTGAAATCACCCGGTTTTTTATGACAATTCCCGAGGCGGCGCGGCTTGTAATTCAGGCGGCGGTTAACGCACAGGGGGGAGAAATTTTTGTGCTGGACATGGGAGAGCCGGTGAAAATTTATGACTTGGCGCAAAAAATGATTCGGCTTGCAGGCTTTCAGCCTGAAGGGGACATAAAAATTGAGTTTACAGGCTTAAGGCCCGGCGAAAAGCTTTATGAAGAACTTTTGATGAATGAAGAAGGGCTTCGCAAAACAGAGCACAGTAAAATTTTTATTGGCAGTCCCATTACAATTAACCACAACGAGCTTCAGCATAAGCTGCAGATTCTGTCCATTGCTTTAAACATAGGAGACGAGGCAATAAAAGAAGCTTTAAAAGAGGTTGTGCCCACTTTTGTTCCGGAACAGGCACAGGAGGAGCACGAAAGCGAGCAGGACTATGCCGCTTTATCGAACTCTGCCACGGTTGCGGTGTCTTAA
- a CDS encoding DUF4234 domain-containing protein — MIQRREIAISIVLSVITCGIYGIYWFIKLNDEINYLADDRMATTGGMAFLFSILSCGIYLFYWMYKMGEKLDGIYINKGWPAQSRGILYLILSFFGLSIVSYALMQDSVNKAIAA; from the coding sequence ATGATACAAAGAAGGGAAATTGCAATCTCCATTGTTTTAAGCGTGATTACCTGCGGCATTTACGGAATTTACTGGTTTATTAAGCTGAACGATGAAATCAACTACTTAGCGGACGACCGAATGGCAACAACCGGCGGAATGGCGTTTTTGTTTTCCATTTTGTCCTGCGGCATTTATCTGTTTTACTGGATGTATAAAATGGGCGAAAAGCTGGACGGAATTTATATAAACAAGGGCTGGCCCGCTCAGAGCAGGGGAATTTTATACCTGATTTTATCGTTCTTCGGGCTGAGCATTGTTTCCTATGCGCTGATGCAGGATTCTGTAAACAAAGCAATTGCAGCTTAA
- a CDS encoding sugar transferase — MRILKKFGCLPEQMQNSAVLEYYTALRKKMFWLFLKRIFDIVVSVLFICVLLPLFLVVAAAIKLDSFGSIIYKQSRITQYGRKFKIYKFRTMVEKADTLGTLVTVGNDPRITRVGKVLRKYRIDEIPQLFNILLGDMSFVGTRPEVEKYVNCYTDKMMATLLLPAGVTSSASIYYKDESQLLAQTENVDETYVQKILPAKMKYNLQYIENFSLWNDLKIMVKTVFAVCANKKIELPENRKADVNA, encoded by the coding sequence ATGAGAATTTTAAAAAAGTTTGGTTGTCTGCCTGAGCAAATGCAGAATTCTGCTGTTTTGGAGTATTACACAGCGCTTCGCAAAAAAATGTTTTGGCTCTTTTTAAAACGCATATTCGACATTGTTGTTTCCGTTCTTTTCATATGCGTTCTTCTGCCGCTGTTTCTTGTTGTTGCGGCCGCAATCAAGCTTGATTCTTTTGGCAGCATTATTTACAAACAGAGCCGCATTACCCAATATGGCAGGAAATTTAAAATTTATAAATTTCGTACAATGGTAGAAAAGGCAGACACCTTGGGCACTTTAGTGACCGTTGGGAACGACCCGCGTATCACCCGGGTTGGAAAAGTTTTAAGAAAATACAGGATAGATGAAATTCCGCAGCTGTTTAATATTTTGTTAGGCGACATGAGTTTTGTGGGAACGCGGCCAGAAGTTGAAAAATATGTAAATTGTTATACAGACAAAATGATGGCAACGTTGCTTTTGCCTGCAGGCGTAACATCTTCAGCAAGCATTTATTATAAGGATGAGAGCCAGCTTTTGGCCCAGACAGAGAACGTAGATGAAACTTATGTTCAAAAAATCCTGCCTGCAAAAATGAAATATAATCTTCAATATATAGAAAATTTTAGTCTTTGGAACGATTTAAAAATCATGGTAAAGACGGTTTTTGCCGTTTGCGCCAACAAAAAAATAGAATTGCCGGAGAACAGAAAGGCAGATGTAAATGCATAA
- the ppdK gene encoding pyruvate, phosphate dikinase, whose protein sequence is MKYVYQFSEGNKEMRNTLGGKGANLAEMTSLGLPVPQGFTVSTEACTRYYDDGRKISEDIEKEIMENIEKMEKVTGMKFGDVENPLLVSVRSGARASMPGMMDTILNLGLNEEVVETLAKKSGNPRWAWDCYRRFIQMYSDVVMEVGKKYFEQLIDEMKEKKGVTQDVELTADDLKELANQFKAEYKSKIGDDFPTDPKEQLMGAIKAVFRSWDNPRANVYRRDNDIPYSWGTAVNVQMMAFGNMGDTSGTGVAFTRNPATGEKKLFGEFLMNAQGEDVVAGVRTPQPIDQLKEVMPEVYDQFVEICHKLENHYRDMQDMEFTIQDKKLYMLQTRNGKRTAAAALKIACDLVDEGMISDKEAVAMIDPRNLDSLLHPQFDAAAIKKAEPIGKALAASPGAACGKVVFTAEDAKEWASRGDKVILVRLETSPEDIEGMKAAQGILTVRGGMTSHAAVVARGMGTCCVSGCSAINMDEDNKKFELAGKTFHEGDVISIDGSTGNIYDGAIPTVDASIGGEFGRIMDWADKYRTLQVRTNADTPDDAKRARALGAEGIGLCRTEHMFFESDRIAAIREMICSDTVEQREKALAKLEPMQQGDFEALYEAMEGDGVNIRFLDPPLHEFVPTEEKDIEQLAKTQGKTVDEIKAIIAGLHEFNPMMGHRGCRLAVTYPEIAAMQTRAVIKAAINVSKKHPDWNIVPEIMIPLVGEVKELAFVKKTVVETADAEIKAAGSNLKYKVGTMIEIPRAALTADEIAKEAEFFSFGTNDLTQMTFGFSRDDAGKFLDSYYDNKIYENDPFAKIDQVGVGKLVKMACDLGKQTRPDIKLGICGEHGGDPSTVEFCHNVGLTYVSCSPFRVPIARLAAAQAKIKADK, encoded by the coding sequence ATGAAGTATGTTTATCAGTTCAGCGAAGGTAACAAAGAAATGCGCAACACCCTTGGCGGCAAAGGCGCGAACCTCGCGGAAATGACAAGCCTGGGATTACCTGTTCCCCAGGGTTTCACAGTGTCTACAGAGGCTTGTACCCGTTATTATGATGACGGAAGAAAGATCAGCGAAGACATTGAAAAAGAGATTATGGAAAACATCGAAAAGATGGAAAAAGTTACAGGAATGAAATTCGGCGATGTTGAAAATCCCCTTTTGGTTTCTGTTCGTTCCGGTGCGAGAGCTTCTATGCCCGGTATGATGGATACCATTTTAAATCTCGGTTTGAATGAAGAAGTTGTTGAAACGTTAGCAAAAAAATCTGGTAACCCGCGCTGGGCTTGGGATTGCTACAGAAGATTTATTCAGATGTATTCCGACGTTGTAATGGAAGTTGGCAAAAAATATTTTGAGCAGCTCATCGACGAAATGAAAGAGAAGAAGGGTGTAACCCAAGACGTTGAGCTCACAGCAGATGATTTAAAAGAGCTGGCAAACCAGTTTAAAGCAGAATATAAATCGAAAATCGGTGATGACTTCCCTACAGACCCGAAAGAACAGCTCATGGGCGCAATTAAAGCCGTGTTCCGCTCTTGGGACAACCCCCGTGCCAATGTTTACAGACGTGACAACGACATCCCTTATTCTTGGGGAACGGCTGTTAACGTGCAGATGATGGCGTTTGGTAACATGGGCGACACCTCGGGTACCGGCGTTGCATTTACAAGAAACCCGGCAACCGGCGAAAAGAAGCTGTTCGGCGAATTTTTAATGAATGCCCAGGGCGAAGACGTTGTTGCTGGTGTTAGAACACCTCAGCCCATTGACCAGTTAAAAGAGGTTATGCCGGAGGTGTATGACCAGTTCGTTGAAATTTGCCATAAGCTTGAGAACCACTATAGAGATATGCAGGATATGGAGTTCACCATTCAGGACAAAAAGCTTTATATGCTGCAGACCAGAAATGGTAAGAGAACTGCTGCTGCCGCTTTAAAAATCGCTTGCGATTTGGTTGACGAAGGCATGATTTCCGACAAGGAAGCAGTTGCAATGATTGACCCGAGAAACCTGGATTCTTTGCTCCATCCGCAGTTCGACGCTGCCGCAATTAAAAAAGCAGAGCCGATTGGCAAAGCTTTGGCTGCATCTCCCGGTGCTGCCTGCGGTAAAGTTGTGTTCACGGCAGAAGACGCAAAAGAGTGGGCTTCCCGCGGTGATAAAGTTATTTTGGTTCGGCTTGAAACCTCTCCGGAAGACATTGAAGGCATGAAAGCCGCTCAGGGTATTTTAACCGTCCGCGGCGGAATGACGTCACACGCAGCGGTTGTTGCCCGCGGTATGGGAACATGCTGTGTATCCGGCTGTTCTGCAATTAACATGGATGAGGATAACAAAAAGTTCGAACTGGCAGGAAAGACATTCCACGAAGGCGACGTTATTTCTATCGACGGTTCAACCGGTAACATCTATGACGGCGCTATCCCTACAGTTGACGCTTCCATTGGCGGCGAATTCGGCAGAATTATGGATTGGGCAGATAAATATAGAACGCTCCAGGTTCGGACAAATGCGGACACGCCTGACGACGCAAAACGCGCAAGAGCGCTGGGCGCAGAGGGAATTGGCCTTTGCCGTACAGAGCATATGTTCTTTGAAAGCGACAGAATTGCTGCAATTCGTGAAATGATCTGCTCCGACACTGTTGAGCAGAGAGAAAAGGCTTTGGCAAAGCTTGAGCCCATGCAGCAGGGAGACTTTGAAGCACTTTACGAAGCAATGGAAGGCGACGGCGTTAACATCCGTTTCTTAGATCCCCCGCTTCATGAGTTTGTTCCCACAGAAGAAAAAGACATTGAACAGCTTGCTAAAACACAGGGTAAAACAGTTGATGAAATTAAAGCAATTATTGCCGGTCTGCATGAGTTTAACCCTATGATGGGACACCGTGGCTGCCGTCTGGCTGTAACATATCCTGAAATCGCTGCAATGCAGACAAGAGCGGTTATCAAGGCGGCTATTAATGTTTCTAAAAAGCATCCAGACTGGAACATTGTTCCTGAGATTATGATTCCGCTGGTTGGTGAAGTAAAAGAGCTTGCATTTGTGAAAAAGACGGTTGTTGAAACTGCTGATGCAGAAATTAAGGCTGCCGGCTCTAACTTAAAATATAAAGTCGGCACAATGATTGAAATTCCAAGAGCTGCCCTGACCGCTGATGAAATTGCAAAAGAAGCTGAGTTCTTCTCGTTTGGTACCAATGACCTGACGCAGATGACATTTGGTTTTTCTCGCGATGATGCCGGCAAGTTCTTAGATTCTTACTACGACAATAAAATTTATGAAAACGACCCGTTTGCAAAAATTGACCAGGTTGGTGTTGGCAAACTGGTTAAAATGGCTTGTGACTTGGGCAAACAGACCAGACCGGATATTAAGCTCGGAATCTGCGGCGAACACGGCGGCGATCCGTCTACCGTTGAATTCTGCCACAATGTTGGTTTGACTTATGTTTCCTGCTCGCCGTTCCGCGTGCCAATTGCACGTTTAGCAGCAGCACAGGCAAAAATTAAGGCTGATAAATAA
- a CDS encoding Na+/H+ antiporter NhaC family protein, translating into MKRKTIVGVIFGILAVAVFALLAFTVNNGDPESTSRYSATFMSLLPPVIAIGLALITKEVYSSLFIGIVAGGLLSTNFRPVAAMDNILNEGLIAAVSGTAGIFIFLVVLGIFVALINKAGGSAAFGKWAQKHIKSKTGASMATFILGVLIFIDDYFNCLTVGSVMRSVTDSHKISRAKLAYLIDATAAPVCMIAPISSWAAAVSSYVPEGQGLSLFIKAIPYNFYSLLTFVFIIAITLMKFDYGSMKLHEKNAEKGDLFTTGDRVEQNNEEHSSRGKVIDLILPVLVLIAICILSLLYVGGMWSGESFINAFANTDATVGLPWGGIIALIVAIFYLLCRRVVTFKEAMECVPKGFIAMVPAILILTFATSLKNMTGLLGAADYVGDIMEGAAAGLSYFLPAIIFVVAVGLAFATGTSWGTFGILIPIVMAVFPNDSSMMVIGVSACLAGAVCGDHCSPISDTTIMSSAGAECNHINHVSTQLPYALTVAAVSFVSYIIAGFVHNWLIVLPIAIVLMLATLFVIKAAAKRKIAE; encoded by the coding sequence ATGAAACGTAAAACCATTGTCGGAGTTATTTTTGGAATTCTTGCGGTGGCAGTATTTGCTTTGTTGGCGTTTACTGTGAACAACGGTGACCCGGAAAGCACAAGCCGTTATTCTGCTACCTTTATGTCGCTGTTGCCGCCGGTTATCGCAATCGGGCTGGCACTTATCACAAAAGAGGTTTACAGCTCTCTGTTTATTGGAATTGTGGCAGGCGGATTGTTATCTACAAACTTCCGTCCTGTAGCTGCAATGGACAATATTTTGAACGAAGGCCTAATTGCAGCAGTTTCCGGAACAGCCGGTATCTTTATTTTTCTTGTTGTTCTGGGAATTTTTGTGGCGCTGATAAATAAGGCGGGCGGCTCTGCGGCATTTGGAAAATGGGCCCAAAAACATATTAAGTCAAAAACAGGCGCGTCGATGGCTACCTTTATTCTGGGAGTTCTCATTTTTATTGACGACTATTTTAACTGCCTTACCGTTGGGTCGGTTATGCGCTCGGTTACAGACAGCCACAAAATTTCAAGAGCAAAGCTTGCATATCTGATTGACGCAACGGCAGCTCCCGTTTGCATGATTGCGCCGATTTCTTCCTGGGCTGCGGCGGTTTCAAGCTATGTGCCCGAAGGACAGGGATTGTCGCTGTTCATAAAAGCGATTCCGTATAATTTTTATTCGCTTCTCACCTTTGTGTTTATTATCGCAATTACACTAATGAAGTTTGATTACGGCTCCATGAAGCTGCATGAAAAAAATGCTGAAAAGGGTGATTTATTCACAACCGGTGATAGGGTGGAACAAAATAATGAAGAACATTCATCGCGCGGAAAAGTGATTGACTTAATTCTTCCCGTTCTTGTGTTAATTGCAATTTGCATTTTATCGTTGCTTTATGTCGGCGGCATGTGGTCTGGTGAATCATTTATTAATGCGTTTGCCAATACTGACGCAACGGTCGGTTTGCCGTGGGGCGGAATTATTGCGCTGATTGTTGCTATTTTCTATCTGCTGTGCAGAAGAGTTGTTACGTTTAAAGAAGCAATGGAATGTGTGCCAAAAGGCTTTATTGCAATGGTTCCCGCAATTTTAATTTTGACATTTGCAACGTCGCTCAAAAATATGACCGGCCTTCTCGGCGCCGCTGATTATGTCGGCGACATTATGGAAGGTGCAGCGGCAGGCCTTTCTTATTTCCTGCCGGCAATCATTTTTGTTGTGGCTGTAGGGCTTGCGTTTGCAACCGGAACCTCCTGGGGAACTTTCGGCATTTTAATTCCTATCGTTATGGCGGTGTTCCCCAACGACAGCAGCATGATGGTCATTGGCGTTTCTGCCTGCCTTGCAGGTGCGGTTTGCGGCGACCACTGTTCACCCATTTCCGACACCACAATTATGTCGTCTGCCGGCGCGGAGTGCAACCATATTAATCACGTGTCCACACAGTTGCCATATGCGCTGACTGTTGCGGCCGTATCTTTCGTTTCCTATATTATAGCAGGCTTTGTTCATAATTGGCTTATTGTGCTTCCCATTGCAATTGTTCTGATGCTTGCAACCCTGTTCGTTATTAAGGCGGCTGCCAAACGAAAAATTGCAGAATAA
- a CDS encoding glycosyltransferase family 2 protein → MHKLVSVITPTFNCGAYILETIRSVQAQTFDNWEMIIADDCSADDTKEIVGQACEKDPRIKYVRLKTNSGAAVARTEAMKLAKGNYMAFLDSDDLWKPEKLEKQLAFMEANRYPFTATAYEKIDESGRKLNKIVNVIDRTSYNRLLLDCPIGNSTVMYDVDKMGKFEVPNIKKRNDDALWLKMLKQEKYIYGLHEVLMEYRVRPNSISSNKLSLVKYHWKLYREIEHLSVLRSAFHIVVWGALKIFHIK, encoded by the coding sequence ATGCATAAACTCGTTTCGGTCATTACGCCAACATTCAACTGCGGGGCCTATATTTTAGAAACAATTCGGTCTGTTCAGGCTCAGACTTTTGATAACTGGGAAATGATAATTGCAGACGATTGTTCCGCTGACGATACGAAAGAAATTGTTGGACAGGCCTGCGAAAAAGACCCCAGAATAAAATATGTCCGGCTTAAAACAAATTCCGGGGCAGCCGTCGCAAGAACGGAGGCCATGAAGCTGGCAAAGGGAAATTATATGGCCTTTTTAGACAGCGACGACCTTTGGAAACCGGAAAAGCTGGAAAAGCAGCTTGCGTTTATGGAGGCGAACCGCTACCCGTTTACTGCAACTGCTTATGAAAAGATTGATGAATCTGGCCGCAAGCTGAATAAAATTGTGAACGTTATTGACAGGACAAGCTATAACCGTTTGCTGTTGGATTGTCCTATAGGAAACTCCACAGTGATGTATGATGTGGATAAAATGGGGAAGTTTGAAGTTCCAAACATTAAAAAGCGCAATGACGATGCATTGTGGCTTAAAATGTTAAAACAGGAAAAATATATTTATGGTCTGCATGAGGTTTTAATGGAATACCGCGTCCGCCCTAATTCCATTTCCAGCAATAAGCTGTCATTGGTAAAATATCATTGGAAGCTTTACCGCGAAATTGAACATTTGAGCGTATTACGGTCTGCGTTTCACATCGTTGTGTGGGGAGCGCTGAAAATATTTCATATAAAATAG
- the spoIVA gene encoding stage IV sporulation protein A: MAEYNIYQDIAERTGGDVYLGVVGPVRTGKSTFIKKFMDLFVIPNIGDLNSKERAQDELPQSAGGKTIMTTEPKFIPNEAVEITFDDNAKMKVRMIDCVGYIVNSALGHIENDVPRMVQTPWSEEPIPFGKAAEIGTKKVICDHSTIGILVTTDGSVTDIPREDYVEAEARVAEELTKMGKPFVILLNTKYPDKPETEDLRTYLEEQYHAPVVAVNCLALTEREIREIMKQVLLTFPVREISVDLPKWIDALADEHRIKKGIYEAVLSAAEDIITLSNLKDAAAKMCTCEFIEAAETANIDLGTGKASISVTTPGDLFYKIVKETSGFDIDGEDKLLSLLTQMSEIKREYDKVAVALKEVENKGYGIVTPTIDEMSLEEPEIVRQGSRFGVKLKASAPSIHMIKAEIQTEVSPIVGTEKQSEELVHYLLQEFETDPKQIWQSNIFGKSLHELVNEGLHNKLGRMPDEAQVKLQETLQKIINEGSGGLICIIL, encoded by the coding sequence ATGGCTGAATATAATATCTATCAGGATATTGCCGAACGCACAGGAGGCGATGTTTATCTGGGCGTTGTAGGACCGGTTCGGACAGGGAAATCGACCTTTATTAAAAAGTTCATGGATCTGTTTGTCATTCCGAATATTGGCGACTTAAACTCAAAGGAACGTGCGCAAGACGAACTGCCCCAAAGCGCCGGCGGAAAAACGATTATGACAACAGAACCAAAATTCATTCCCAATGAAGCGGTTGAAATTACCTTTGACGACAATGCAAAAATGAAGGTCAGAATGATTGACTGTGTGGGCTACATTGTAAACAGCGCCCTGGGCCACATTGAAAACGATGTGCCGAGAATGGTGCAAACACCGTGGTCTGAGGAGCCCATTCCCTTTGGCAAGGCTGCTGAAATTGGCACAAAGAAAGTAATCTGCGACCACTCCACCATTGGGATTCTGGTAACCACCGACGGCAGCGTCACCGATATTCCTAGAGAGGACTACGTAGAAGCCGAGGCGCGGGTTGCTGAAGAACTTACCAAAATGGGCAAACCCTTTGTGATTTTATTAAACACAAAATATCCCGACAAGCCCGAAACAGAGGATTTGAGAACCTATTTAGAAGAACAATATCACGCTCCGGTGGTGGCAGTAAACTGTTTGGCTCTCACAGAGCGGGAAATCAGGGAAATTATGAAGCAGGTGCTTTTAACCTTCCCTGTGAGAGAAATCAGCGTGGATTTGCCGAAATGGATTGACGCGTTAGCCGATGAGCACAGAATAAAAAAAGGCATTTATGAAGCTGTTCTTTCCGCTGCTGAAGATATTATTACCTTAAGCAATTTAAAAGATGCGGCGGCAAAAATGTGTACCTGCGAATTCATTGAAGCTGCAGAAACGGCAAACATTGATTTGGGCACGGGAAAAGCCTCAATTTCCGTCACTACCCCTGGAGACCTGTTCTATAAAATTGTAAAAGAAACCTCCGGATTTGACATTGACGGGGAAGATAAGCTTTTGTCGCTCCTTACACAAATGTCTGAAATTAAGCGGGAATATGACAAGGTAGCTGTGGCGCTGAAAGAGGTTGAAAACAAAGGCTATGGCATTGTTACGCCCACCATTGATGAAATGAGCTTAGAAGAGCCTGAAATTGTAAGACAAGGAAGCAGATTTGGCGTGAAGCTGAAAGCGTCAGCACCCTCAATCCACATGATTAAAGCGGAAATTCAGACAGAAGTAAGCCCCATTGTGGGTACGGAAAAACAGTCTGAAGAACTGGTGCACTATCTGCTCCAGGAATTTGAAACAGATCCAAAGCAGATTTGGCAGTCGAACATTTTCGGAAAATCCCTTCACGAACTGGTGAACGAAGGGCTGCACAACAAGCTGGGAAGAATGCCTGACGAGGCTCAGGTGAAGCTTCAGGAAACACTACAGAAGATTATTAACGAGGGCAGCGGCGGTTTGATTTGCATTATTCTCTAA
- a CDS encoding DUF2752 domain-containing protein: protein MKARLTKEIKRLLAVLLFGLAYLMFIRLTGLSVPCPFHLATGLYCPSCGITGMFVALARFDFADAFFHNPVIFVTLPVLLALYLAETIRYIKSGDRRLSTVSKIILSVEIVLLMIYGIIRNFG, encoded by the coding sequence ATGAAAGCAAGGCTGACAAAAGAAATAAAACGATTGCTCGCCGTACTGTTGTTCGGCTTGGCATATTTAATGTTTATACGGCTGACCGGGCTTTCCGTTCCCTGTCCGTTTCATTTGGCTACGGGGCTATATTGTCCCTCCTGTGGCATTACGGGAATGTTTGTGGCCTTAGCAAGGTTTGATTTTGCAGACGCGTTTTTCCATAATCCGGTCATTTTTGTTACGCTTCCTGTCTTGCTGGCACTGTATTTGGCTGAAACAATCCGATACATAAAAAGCGGAGATAGACGTTTGAGCACAGTTTCCAAAATAATTTTGTCAGTTGAAATTGTTCTGTTAATGATTTACGGGATTATCCGAAATTTCGGATAA